ACCTGAAATACATGATGCCATAACAGGGTTTAAGGGCTCATGCGAAAAATCTCTTAAAACTATTAGTGCGCTAAAAGCCGCAGGAATACAGGTTTTTGTTTCCAGTCCTGTTATGAAATCAAATATGATGACTATTCCCGCCTTGATGCGATATATGGATAATGCAGAAATTGGCAATTGTGCAAATCTTTTTATTTTTGAAAACTCTGATTATGAAGGCGTAAACATTGGACATAGGCTTTCTGTTGAAGATTTGGAAATCTTCTATGCAGAAACGTCAAAAAACAATTTTGAGTTGGGGTATGTTTGGGGATTTAGTTGTAAAAATGGAAAAGATTTAAATTCGCTCTTTTATGAGTATGCCGCATCGGGTGTTCTAATTTCAGGCGATGGAAGTATTTACCCTATGATTGGTTGGTATGAAAAATTGGGGAATATCCACAAAGATTCGGTGGAAAATGTTTTCTTGAACAATCCGTTGCTAGCGAAATGTCGTCAAATAAAAATCGGAGATTTTAAGGAATGTCGTGAATGTGACGATATAGGCTATTGTTCCTTCTGTCCTATATCCCATTTGACTGCGAATAAAGGTCAATTAGGAAAATTGAGCAAGGATTATTGTGATTATGTTCATTTGATTAGACAGATGGCGGAACGTAGGGATGCTGCTAAAGCGGAAATGAAAATAGGATGAATTTTTTCGATTTTCATGTGCATATAGGGCAATATTTTGACGACTATTACACGCCGCCACGAATACTACGCACGCTGATACTGTCGGGGATCACGCATTTCGCTTATTCTAGCACCAGCACGATCGTCACGGATAATCCTGGTTTTTTGCTAGAAGAACGTGTCGCTATGCATGAACTTTCGAAAGGTCGAGCCAAACCCATTTTGTGGGTAACGCATGATATGCTTAAACGTTCTCGGGACTTGTCTTTGTATATGAGCGAAAAGGGTGGAAAAATTTGTGGGCTGAAAATTCATGGTGATTCCGAGAAATGGATACCTACTGCGTCGAACAAATGTTTTACGCGAGTCTTTGAAATTGCGAGGGAATTGGGACTGTTTGTGAAAGTCCATACGGGTGAAAAGAACGATTGGTGTAATGCAGGAAATTTTGGGCATATTTGTAAAATCTATAGCGATGTTCCTGTAATTCTTGCTCATGGACGCCCGTTATCTCCTGCCATCTATGTTTTGATGAAAAATCCGAACGCCTATGTAGATACCTCTTTTATGCCACATAATCAGCTGCGAAATCTTATTCATGTTGCACGAGAACAGGGATTTATTGATCGGATTCTTTTCGGGACGGATACTCCCATCCCTGGGCGTTACCTGAAAAGCTCCCTCCCGAGGCACTTGCGGGCGCGAATTGCCGCCAGCAAGCAAATTGCGGGTAAGGATTGGAAGAAAATTTCGTGGGAGAACGCAAAAAAGCTGATTTCCTTTTGACAAATTTGTAGCCTAAAGCGATTTATGAACGGAGCCCGCCTATGAAAAGAATCCTTTTGTTATTACTTGCGTTTTCTGTCTTGACCTTTGCCGACAAACCGACGGGGGAGTGGAATATAACTTCCATCTTGGCCGTATATTCGACCGTTTGGGTGGCCGAAGGGACTCTAATCGATGCGGCGGGTGTCAAAGTCTGCCATTATACGGGGCAGATTGCTTTCCCTGCGGATGAAGAAGGCTTTTGCCCAACGGTGGAAATCAGACATTTGGCAAAGGCTGCTGCAGAATACAAGAGCAATCACATTGCGGGGCTCCATTGCTATTACGACTATGGCTTTCCTGCTGGCGGGCTCCTATGGAGCATAGACAACTTGCGCGAAAGTTGCCCAGATATTATCGTCACTGTGTTTGTGAAGAGTGTCCCGAAGGTCATTGGGGAATACTATTTCAAGCCGATGGAAAATCAGACAATATATTATGAAGACAAGACTCCCATTAGGCAGGTCTTGGACAATACCCGAGAAGTGATGGATCGCTTTGGCAAGAAATATGAGAACCAGATTCGTTACCGCGACACTTACGACTGGGTGCAGCTTAAGCCTGGTCCAGGTTGGGATGCATGGGAGCGGCCGGGTAGCGTGTATGAACCGGGGCGAAATCCAAATGGAAAAAGCAAGGGTGTGTGGCGCTGATAGGAAGTATCATGAAAAGAAGTCATTTGATTATTGTTGTAGCGTTGTTCCTTTGCACATGCGCGATGACGCAAGACGGCGAAAATTGCTTCGACTTGCTTGCATCTGCTGAATTCAGTAGCATTTCAAGAATACATTGTCAAAACAGAACTTCGCTTTCTGAAGAAACTCAAACTGACTTTCGCGTGAATGTTCAACAAAAAAAGGATAATCCGTTTCGGGTCTGTTACGGGCTGGCTGATGGCGAAACCTGCTATGAAACGTATCGAAATTACACATACACGGAATGCCGCGAGATAACGCCGCCATATAAACACTGTAACGATGACCGTTTAGACGGTAACGAGGTTTGGAAAATTTACCACACCACGGCGGGTGATACGTTAATGCTGGGTAATAATATCTTCGTGGCAATTACGGGCGAAGGCTGCTTTGTCGCGAAAAAGCGTTAGGGATAGCAAACCGAACGTGTCGCCTGAAAACTTTTACTTACCAAGACTTTCCTTGATCATTGCTTTCGCATTTTTATAAGACTTTGCCTTGCGTTTGCCAGATGCAATTTCGTTAGCTTCTGCCATGGCGGCGATGGTTTCGTCGTTGGGAGAGTCGAGAGCGATCTCGAAAGGAATCTTGCGGAGGCGGACAACCTGCTTCAAGAAAACGGTGATTGCTGTTGACATGTTCAACCCGAGTTGGTCGAACAGGTTTTCGGCTTGCGTTTTGAGCTTCGAATCGATTCTTGCGCTGATGGTGTTCATTGTGGTTCCCATAAAGTGCTCCTTTTTACTAAAATTTATATAGAAATTAGTAAAAGAGCAATACAGTGTATTAAATTTTATCCATATTTACCCGCTACAGAACATCAAAGACGCCATGATCTTCAACAACGAAATGATGAAGATGGACAAGCGCTACCGCGAACCGTGCGAAACGTTCGTGAAGTTGCTGCACCCGTTTGCCCCGCACATCG
The genomic region above belongs to Fibrobacter sp. UWP2 and contains:
- a CDS encoding type II toxin-antitoxin system RelB/DinJ family antitoxin; its protein translation is MGTTMNTISARIDSKLKTQAENLFDQLGLNMSTAITVFLKQVVRLRKIPFEIALDSPNDETIAAMAEANEIASGKRKAKSYKNAKAMIKESLGK
- a CDS encoding amidohydrolase family protein; translation: MNFFDFHVHIGQYFDDYYTPPRILRTLILSGITHFAYSSTSTIVTDNPGFLLEERVAMHELSKGRAKPILWVTHDMLKRSRDLSLYMSEKGGKICGLKIHGDSEKWIPTASNKCFTRVFEIARELGLFVKVHTGEKNDWCNAGNFGHICKIYSDVPVILAHGRPLSPAIYVLMKNPNAYVDTSFMPHNQLRNLIHVAREQGFIDRILFGTDTPIPGRYLKSSLPRHLRARIAASKQIAGKDWKKISWENAKKLISF
- a CDS encoding radical SAM protein, with protein sequence MPKLKNLDLEISNPCNEHCIHCYRTCEQTKRGFLSIDDVKEIFDAIKPIREEKINVLLTGGETLLNRDWRKILVHSMEENARVTLFTNGTLMSDKDVQFLAKFKNNPHFKEVQISLYSLQPEIHDAITGFKGSCEKSLKTISALKAAGIQVFVSSPVMKSNMMTIPALMRYMDNAEIGNCANLFIFENSDYEGVNIGHRLSVEDLEIFYAETSKNNFELGYVWGFSCKNGKDLNSLFYEYAASGVLISGDGSIYPMIGWYEKLGNIHKDSVENVFLNNPLLAKCRQIKIGDFKECRECDDIGYCSFCPISHLTANKGQLGKLSKDYCDYVHLIRQMAERRDAAKAEMKIG